A single window of Caldicellulosiruptor bescii DSM 6725 DNA harbors:
- the minE gene encoding cell division topological specificity factor MinE → MFEFFNKFFNKQASKDIAKERLKLVIIHDRANVSPELLELIKNEILKAIQKYIVIDDKLLEIQITRTPSEQKGEFVPALIANIPIKSVKKTEILNNEADD, encoded by the coding sequence ATGTTTGAATTTTTTAACAAGTTTTTTAACAAACAGGCTTCAAAAGACATTGCAAAGGAGAGGCTAAAACTTGTTATTATTCACGACAGGGCAAACGTGTCTCCAGAACTTTTAGAGTTGATAAAAAATGAAATCTTAAAAGCTATACAAAAATACATAGTGATTGACGACAAGCTCTTGGAAATTCAAATAACCAGAACACCGTCTGAGCAGAAAGGCGAATTTGTTCCTGCACTTATTGCCAACATTCCTATAAAATCTGTAAAGAAAACTGAGATTTTAAACAACGAGGCTGACGACTAA